Proteins encoded by one window of Brienomyrus brachyistius isolate T26 unplaced genomic scaffold, BBRACH_0.4 scaffold32, whole genome shotgun sequence:
- the LOC125721190 gene encoding ubiquitin-conjugating enzyme E2 D2-like isoform X1 — MALKRIHKELNDLARDPPAQCSAGPVGDDMFHWQATIMGPNDSPYQGGVFFLTIHFPTDYPFKPPKVAFTTRIYHPNINSNGSICLDILRSQWSPALTISKVLLSICSLLCDPNPDDPLVPEIARIYKTDNEKYNRLAREWTEKYAML; from the exons ATGGCGCTGAAACGAATCCACAAG GAGCTGAACGACTTGGCGCGCGACCCCCCCGCACAGTGTTCTGCAGGCCCCGTCGGAGATGATA TGTTTCACTGGCAGGCTACAATCATGGGACCT AATGATAGTCCGTACCAGGGTGGTGTTTTCTTCTTGACTATTCACTTCCCCACAGACTACCCCTTCAAACCCCCTAAG GTGGCATTTACCACAAGAATTTATCATCCAAACATTAACAGTAATGGCAGTATCTGCCTTGATATATTAAGATCACAATGGTCTCCAGCACTAACTATTTCTAAAG TTCTTTTGTccatttgttcactgctgtgtGATCCAAACCCAGATGACCCTCTAGTGCCAGAGATTGCACGCATCTACAAGACAGATAACGAAAA GTATAATAGACTAGCGCGAGAGTGGACAGAGAAGTATGCCATGCTGTAG
- the LOC125721190 gene encoding ubiquitin-conjugating enzyme E2 D2-like isoform X2 codes for MALKRIHKELNDLARDPPAQCSAGPVGDDMFHWQATIMGPNDSPYQGGVFFLTIHFPTDYPFKPPKVAFTTRIYHPNINSNGSICLDILRSQWSPALTISKVLLSICSLLCDPNPDDPLVPEIARIYKTDNEKYNRIAREWTQKYAM; via the exons ATGGCGCTGAAACGAATCCACAAG GAGCTGAACGACTTGGCGCGCGACCCCCCCGCACAGTGTTCTGCAGGCCCCGTCGGAGATGATA TGTTTCACTGGCAGGCTACAATCATGGGACCT AATGATAGTCCGTACCAGGGTGGTGTTTTCTTCTTGACTATTCACTTCCCCACAGACTACCCCTTCAAACCCCCTAAG GTGGCATTTACCACAAGAATTTATCATCCAAACATTAACAGTAATGGCAGTATCTGCCTTGATATATTAAGATCACAATGGTCTCCAGCACTAACTATTTCTAAAG TTCTTTTGTccatttgttcactgctgtgtGATCCAAACCCAGATGACCCTCTAGTGCCAGAGATTGCACGCATCTACAAGACAGATAACGAAAA GTACAACAGAATAGCGCGGGAATGGACTCAGAAGTATGCAATGTGA